The Flavipsychrobacter sp. genome contains the following window.
TATTGTTTACATCACCCTTTGCGGCATATATATTGCTTCTATTACTTTCTACAAGTGTCAGCCAGTTTTTATCATTATTATAGCCCCAATATTGAGCTGCTGTTTCGAAGTAGTATAGTGCCGAGTCGTAAATTTTCTTTTTTTCGAATATGATACCAAGGTTGTTGACGGCTACAGCTACACCATTAGTGTCATTGGTTTTTTTATATGATGCTAGCGATTGGTGCGTGTAGTTGTAGGCCAGATCCAAATCTCCCAGATCAATGTATATAACTGCAATGTTACCGTTGCCAGCCGCTGCTAGGTCAGGCATATTATGGTCGTTAGCAAAGTCTACGATTTTTTGAAAATATTTAAGAGAGTAAACATAGTTGCCCTTTACCCAGTAAGTACTACCTGTAATATTATAAGCCCATGGTTTTAAGTTGTCATGATCATCTTTTTCGATATACTGTAGTGCTTTCTGTGTGAGGGATAAGCAAGAGTCGGGATTGGAGTATATATGCTTCTGAGCATTACTTAATATTTTAGCTATAGCAGTAGAGTCTATTTTAGCTATACCACTAAAGCTTGTAATAAGAAGAAATAGTAAGAAGAAAAGAAACTTGTTCATGTGTTTGCTTATGCCTGTATAGTTTATAAATATACAATGCTTGGTATAATATTTTTCTTGTAATTAGGATTGTACCTTTGCGCGCAGTGAACAGTACAACCAAAGCGCACCTGGCCTTGCTGGGTACCAATATCTTTTATGGTGCGGGCTTTACGGTAGCTAAGCTACTCATGCCAAGACTGATACAGCCATTGGGTTTTATCTTTATACGTGTGAGTGTGGTTTGCCTTCTGTTTTGGATGAGCTGGTTCTTTGGTAAAAAGTATCGTGCAACAATAGAGAAGAAAGACTGGGTGATATTAATACTGGGTGGTTTATTTGGTGTGGCACTAAACCAAATGCTTTTTTTTCTCGGGCTCAATAATACGATGCCGATACATGCATCGCTAGTGATGCTGAGTACGCCAATACTCATTACCATTATTGCTTTGTTTGTTTTGAAAGAACGCATCACTTGGGACAAGGCGCTTGGTCTTGCATTGGGTGTAGGTGGAGCAGCCTTGCTGATGAGTGCTGGTAAAGAAGTGACCGCCTTGGGCAAGGACACGGCATGGGGAGACTTCCTG
Protein-coding sequences here:
- a CDS encoding DMT family transporter, which gives rise to MNSTTKAHLALLGTNIFYGAGFTVAKLLMPRLIQPLGFIFIRVSVVCLLFWMSWFFGKKYRATIEKKDWVILILGGLFGVALNQMLFFLGLNNTMPIHASLVMLSTPILITIIALFVLKERITWDKALGLALGVGGAALLMSAGKEVTALGKDTAWGDFLVFLNATSYAIYLVIIKRLMSKYRPIIVIRWVFLFGLLFVTPFCWQDFAKIEWALFQPIDFLWLGFIVLGVTFFAYLWNTYALKHLSPSIAGGYIYSQPFFAGVISVIFMGEDITLPKILATVLLFISVYLVNFGLKRKTKKQ